GCTGATTGTGTCGAGACCAGATCCGAAAGCAGACGAgggtcttctcctttcggGTCACACAACTTGGTTTTCCGTCTGTTTTCGGTTGATCTGCTGCTATTTTAGATGCCTTGGTGTCAAATACGGGCATTCAATCCATTCTGCGATGCAGCGCCTGTGAAGGAGTACCTCTGGCGATCGAGAACCCCCACCGTGACGATCGAGGATTTTTGCAGCGAAAAAGGTACCAGCGCAGGGCTGTGCTTCTGAGATTAGCCTTCGGGAGAAGAACAGAAATCTGCTTCCAGTTCTGATGCCGCCCCACGTGCCTAATTGATAATGAACCTAATTAGATTATCGCTGAAGCACTAGTCGATACTGCCAGTCCCGCGTTAGAAACCCCCGCCTCCAATAGATTAATTGCTCCAGCAATCTTATATGATTGATTTGGTTTCACAGAGGTCGCCGGGTACcggcggagaaggtcgtGCACAGACACGCACACACTCGCGGTCTAATCGTCTGTAGACGGTATGGTTCTCGGCTCACGGTTTCTTCCGGACCGAAGTCgtttgatgatgacacTTGAGATGCGACGCCAAGTGATGACGACGTGTAGCAATCCGCATGCAGCGTGCTTGGAGACTGTGACATCGATGGACAAGCAGGCCACTCACAACCACTTGACGCGTCGTGTGCTCGGTCGATGTCCGGTTaaagcggaagagaaggtcTTGCGACGGAGACAAAGTGGTATGACTCGTTTTACCTGGTCCAAGCGTACGACCGAACGAAACGACAGGCTCAAGGTGTGTCTAGCCACAAGCTTTGCGACAACAGAGGTGAAGACGTAGCAAGCCACGGCAAAGGCGAGTCTGTAGCAACCAGCAGGAGTACGAGTAGTGTCGATATGCCAGTAGTAGTGCTCGTGAGCTGGTATCGTTAAGCTTATCGGTCTGGCGGAAACACGTAAGGATCTCTGGCTGCGTAAAATGGTCCCTTTTCCATGACGAGAAGTTAGGGACGCAATAACATGGTCGGGGGAGTTGAGTGGTGCAGCAGCTGCGTCCATTCGAGCCACGGCGTGTCCCATGTCCCTTTGATCGCTATCGCTATCTTTATCAGAAGCGCACAGAAGCGTGAAATACCATCATAATAATCGTGATTGTGTGTGTATAGGGccgagggagatgagagtaGCAGTGATAGGTTCAGGTCTGGCGGGACTGACCACTGCctatcttcttcgacgagaagGGGTAGAAGTGTGGCTGGtagagaaggtgagcgagcCACTTTCGTGCGATGTCGGTGTCAcctcaagctgatcaatTGCAGTCATCCAAAGTCGGCTTTCACGCAGAGTCCGTGGTTGTCACACCGTCGAATGGTGAGACAAGTGAAGAGGTGACCAAGTCGGCAACTGTGAAAAGCGACGGCGCAAAATGGGTCGTTGATGTGCCGATGCGGGGTTTTCAAGGCGGTATGCGGACATGTATCCTTGTGTCGGATGTCTCAGATAACTGACAATCTGTGTGGTGAACAGGTTACTACCCCTTGCTATTGTCCTTGTACATGCACCTTGGTATCCCGGTCAAACCGACGAATTACGCCTATTCTTTcacttctccatccttgtCGACATATTTCATTCACTCAGGCTCCTCAGGCTATTCCATACCCTCTCTTCCGTCGTCCGCCTACACCTCGCCGTTCGCTTTCGTTCGCGCTATCGGCACGTTTCTCGGCACCGCACTGTGTTACATCCTCCTGATAGCACTCTCGTTCATGGCATGGCACGATTTCCTCCCATCACCGCTATCCTCTCCTAATCTCACTCTGGGTGATTTCACAGACCATCTCACGACCTTTCTCTCGAGACCAATCACTATCCCCATAATAGGTTACTCGCCGTGGACGCCCCTCGGTGATATTTTCAGATCATTCATCGATACAATCGTCCTCCCTCTTTTCTCCGCGGTAGGGACTATGACGTCGTCCGACGTCTATTCGCTCCCCGCACGAGTACTGCTCGAGTACGTTCACTCGACGCTGGGGACAGACCATTATCACTTCGCCAATGGGTTCTCAGCCGCAGACGTGGCCAGATCACTCTCGGCTCCTATAAGGGGGCAAGGAGACGGACACGTCCGACTGAATACGGAAATCACAGGACTCGAATATGCGATAGGTGGAGGAGTGAGAGTGACATTACGGACTGGTGAccgggaagaagaagggctgAGAGTTGACAAAGTCGTATTGGCAACTCAGGCTAGTGTGGCAAAGACTCTGTTGCGCGGTCTCGAAGCAAGCTTGAAAGATtggggagaggagaaggagaaggtcaGAGTTGGGAAGATAAGAGCCGCGCTGGAACAGGTGCAGTATAGAGTGAGTCAAATGGTTTGACGACTTAGCACTGTCTACATGAGTAGCGCAAGAGTAACGTAATACTTGTATTGACCTCAACTTGCAGGAGACCATCGTCATTACACATAGAGATACTTCGATACTCCCTGCGGAACCCGACCAAAGGCCGATCAACCTTTTCCTTCCCTCTGTtccatcgtcgtccacaCCACCAAAGtcgccatcatcaatcaCATTGAGCGATAGCCCTCCCTCAGAGAAGCCGGCTACTCCTTTCTTTCCCCCATCCAAGGGGATATATACCATGGCAACGCAGATCATGCCGTCTCCGAAAGGCGACGCGGAATCCGTTCTGCAGACTACGAATCCGGTGGTAGCGCTTGATCCCGAGAGGATTTTGGGTATATCAAACCTTGAGCGGTGCGTCCGACAACCTTAACCGTCTGGTCTCCTACCTTTCCTCACTGATCTATGGGTACTGACTACTGACCGTCCATAGAGCTCTACCGCTGAAGCGGCCCACTGATACATTGAACGATCTGCGACCGTGTTCACGGAATGCGCTCGTTTATCTAGTCGGGTCATACGCGTACCCCGGTATCCCCTTATTGGAAGGCTGCGTAGGGAGCGCGAGAGTAGCTGTAGAAGGCCTTTTGGCGTCGTTGACGCCGGAAACAGATATGACGCTGCACAAGTCTGCAACTGGCGGCAAATGGCCGATGTCAAAGATATGGGAAAGGAcgaaaagaggagaaggggtcGGAGGGATCGATTGGGAGGCCGGACGAGGGAGTAAGGTCGTCAGGATATGGAGATGGCGGCGGAGAAAAGGTGGGGTGTGGAGTTGATCTAGATATCAGTAGAAATATTCCTTCGCTCTTGAGCTGTCGATCAAATGCAGAAGATATCTTCACTTTGGGCCTAATCGTTTCGTTCATGATTCAGGTTTCGCCACGCCACGCCACGGACATGTCCGCCCAACTCGCTCTACATGATAGCGTCCCAACTTTTTGACGCCTCTTGTCACCTCTTGACGAGTTCAGACGTCCTTCATAAGCTACACTGTGCCAACGACGTCAGTCCCAAGATGTCAGACGAAATCATCCTCCCCGCACCTGCAGAGTAGGTCGTTTCATATCATCTGACTTGTATTTCGAGTCACATCGAATGGGCTATCGCCCTTACATGCCTGGTCGCCTtgctcatcctcgctcctccATTCGACTCGTTGACGACCACGTTGCTGATCACGccaccactcaccgacacaGCTTCCACGTCCATGTTCGACAAGGGAAGATGTGCGAGCTGGTGACGGCTCAAGTCGCCAAAGGAGGTGTGAGGACAGCATACGTCATGGTCggtcgtcttctcttcgtcgtctggCAGGGCTCGCAATCTGTCTCCCAAAtttggacgaagaaggctgaTATCTTGTTTCATTCATATCACATAGCCCAACCTTGTCCCGCCGCTCACTTCCACCCAGGCTGTGCTGGCATACAAAGCCGAGCTGGAACGCATTGACCCCTCGGTCGAGTGGCTCATGACACTGTATTTACATCCGGACGTCACGCCTGATGAGATTAGGAGAGCTGCAAAGGCGGGGatcagaggtgagttctgGGTCGGTTGATTCAGGTTCTGGTCACACGAGGCTAGCTAGCACTCGGTGTATTGAGGATTGTGAGGCGGCGGTAGAGGGATGGACCCTCGGAGGCTGGCAGACGATCAATGATTCGGTGACATGGTCTAGCGGGGTCGCCTTGTGAGACGCATAAACGAGTCACGTTCAGGTGCAGAGGATCGGGAGGGGAATTCAGGCTGGACTGCTCCGACAAGAACGCTCATCATTTAGCAAGGAGCGACGTCTGTTGTCCAACTCTGAGAATAACAAGCATATCGAGCTGACTCAAACGTCCTTTCTGCTGATAGGGGTCAAGTCGTATCCTCGAGGTGTGACCACCAACTCCAACTCCGGTATCGAGGATTACGGTGTCTACTATCCCGTCTTCAAGGCtatggaggaggaggggatggTCCTGAATCTCCATGGAGAGGTGCCGAGCGATgctgagaaggtgagtgagggatCATAGCCCCGGTGATCAGCGGGTCTGCACAGCAGGCGGTGGACTTTGGTGGTCTGTCGGTCGTTTGTCATGCTGCTTGCTTTCTCCCCCCTTTCCAGTCAGTCATCCACTTGAGTCCTGGCTGACTGTTgactctcctcctccagaacatctccatcctcaacGCCGAAGTACATTTCCTCGCACATCTCGAGAAACTCGCCAAAGACTTCCCCAAACTCAGCATCGTCCTCGAACACGCCACGACCTCTTCTGCCATCTCGACCGTCACTTCCCTCCCATCCAACGTGGCATGTTCCATCACCGcccaccatctccacctgaccatcgacgaggtcgcgcctcaacctcatcatTATTGCAAACCTCTGGCGAAAGAGCCTAAAGATAGGAAAGCCCTCCAGGAAGCGGTATCCAGTGGAAACCCGAAATTCTTTTTGGGGAGCGATTCAGCCCCCCATCCATTGAGTAGCAAATCACCGGGGATCATGGCGGAAGACGGACACGTCTCTGCTTGTGCGGCGGGTGTTTACACAAGTCCCATCTTGATACCCCTCGTAGCCACCCTTCTGGAGAGTTTCGGCGCTCTGGACAAACTGGAAAGCTTCGTCAGTGGAAATGGGAGAAGGTTTTATGGCATTCCGCCGAAAGACGGTCAACAACTCAGGCTGAGAAGAACAAAGGGAGACGACGGCCTGGTCAAAGGCACATTCAAGGGAGACggggtggaggtgatgcCCTTTTGGGCAGGGAAGAAGTTGGGGTGGGAAATCGTCGAGTAAGCGAAAGAATGATGATCAAGTATATGCATGATAGTACAGTTGTGCTGAAGATCCACGACCACGCGACATACCACCTGTCACAAGCCACTCTCTCGTGAATCATGTCCTGTCAGACGATGCCTAGACATCGACCACACCCTTCTACCATCCACTCCATGTGCTCACGCCAAAATTGACGCCTTGAGCCAACGGTAACTTGTTCGAATAGTTGACAGTAGCAGCTGACCATCTGACATACTGCTTCCAAGCATCGCCGCCAGATTCCCTGCCCCATCCCTATAGGACCGAAATGTCAGCACACCGCACACATCAGTGCCACTACATGGCATGAACGGCTCACAGTCGACTTGTTACCGCCGAAACCAGCACCGATCTCGGCGCCACTTGTACCGACGTTGATCTGAAAGGGATTGGTCAGGTCGGCCCATGAGCATCTTGAGGCGACCAGCTGACTCACGTTGACAATGCCACAATCGGAACCTTCGGGTCCAAGCCACTTGCCCATGTTCTGGACGGAAGTGGTGAAGAGCGAACTCGATAATCCTTGAGGGACCGAGTTGTTCAATCTGTTTTAGATATCGGTACATATCAGCTGAGTTGCGACTACTACGGCAGGTGTTTCCAACAGTTGACTAGACTCACTCGATCGCCTCTTCTAGAGTCTCAAACTCTGCCACATACAAGATTGGCGCGAAgacctcctctttccagcATGGATCGTCCTTCTTTGGTTTGACAACAGTTGGCCAGACCCAGTTACCACCTGCAAGAGCTTTTTTTCCGTCTGTGATTCGGCCGGATCGCTTTGTGAGGATCTCGCCTCCTCGTGAAGTCACTGCTTTCAAGGTCGCTTCGTACTTTTCGACAGCAGCGACATTGTGCATCGGCCCAATCAATGAGGAGGGCTCAAGGGGATCgccgacgatgaggtgaggCTCATGTTGCGCAGCATCGTATATTGGTAGTAATCGAGAGAGGAACTCTTTGGATATGGATTTGTGTAAGAGCAATCGACGGGTGGAAGTGCAGCGTTGGCCGCTGGCGATAAGATGTGTTcagatcgagaggaagCGTGACATGAGGATAAGACTCACGCAGTCCCAACAGCAGCGAAGAGCACACCTTGAAGCGCAAGAGACAAGTCGGCATCCgcgtcgacgatgacggcTGGAACAATCAGCATGTACTGCTTGATAATGCGCTGTGTGACATTCACCATTATTACCTCCTAGCTCGAGAATGCTCTGTGGGGCGACATCAGCTATATATAGAGAAAGATTCTGTAATGCGACCACTGACCTTGCCAAACCTGTCCTGCACAGCCTTTCCAACCTCCTTCCCGATCTTTTCACTACCAGTGAAGCTCACTTCACCGATCAGCGATGCCAAACCCGTGGTCACTAGCGCGGTCGCTTACCTAATGGCACGTCCTCGCTGGCAACAAGCGTCTTGCCAACATCTACTCCACCACACACGAGAGCAGCAACGGCTCCTGGCAGACCGTTCTTCTCCAGGACTGGTTGGAGAAGTCGAGTGACAGCGATGGACGTGCTGAATCAATGACGCGCATTAGCCAttgttcatcatcgaacAACAGTATGGGCACATACAGTGGTGTGGAAGGTGCGGGTTTCCATATGGTTGAGTTCCCAGTAGCGAGCGCGATGGTGAGGTTCCTGGTGATGTGTCTGATTAGCTGCCAAGTCCCACTCCCAACGTATTGTTcgttctcactcaccatccctACAGATATTTCACCCGTACGATCTGTTGATAAGCTGGATATACTAATACGGATGCGGACTCACGTAGACAGCCACCTAGGTATCAGATATCAGCACTTTCTGAGATTGAGTCTGAGTATCACTTACTGGGAAGTTGAATGCTGACAAAATGCCAACCACTCCGAGAGGATTGGGAACTACGTGAGGTCAGTCCCGTATTCTCGCATCCTGTTTGACTGTCTCACTTACTTTCGTAGATGACATGTTCGGGTCTCTCGCTGGGCAACACCCGTCCACTCATCGTTCTCGAGAGGCCGGTTGCAAGGTCGCACTGCAGATCGCCGTGTTCAGCGCGCCTTGTCTCTGATCGAGCAACACCCCTGTAGATCTGATGATTGACCAGACAGACGTCTATCATCCGGCTTTTCGAACGATCCCACTCACACAGTCGATGAATTCCTGaacctctcccttcccttcactcttgatcttccccatctcaAGACTGATCAGATCACCCAACTCCCCCACTTTCGATTCGAGCGCCTGACGCATCTGCCGGACCACTTCGCCACGTTTCGGAGCAGGCATCTGGCGAATCATACGGGAGGCCGCCACCGAGGCGGAGATGGCTTCGCGGGTTTCGGACATCGTTGCCTGTAGAGTGGGAGGGAGTATGAAGTCAGTTAAGAAGAAACGAGTGAGGGGATACCGGATTGGATTTGGCAGATTGCCTATCCGCGCATGTTGGAGATCGAACACGATCTCAACAAGGCGATGTTACTCATCAAGTTCACCGATGTGAAGGATCTGGTCGGACCATGGGAGAATAGAgatcccactcacagtcTTGATCCTACCCAGAATCTCCCCCGTGGCCGGACACCTCGAGACTAACTCGTCGCCCGAACCCCTCCACTGTCCATCGAACACACCGGATATGGGCGAAGACGTATCTGTCGGAAGGTCGAGGGCACTGAGAACTCTCTGTGCTCGTGTTGAGAGGAGTCTCAGAGAGGGCGAAGGTGTGTGGggaaaggtggagagaCGTCTCGCTGATACGGAACGGAGCATCTCGTCTTGATTCACGAGAATGTTGATGTTAAAGTGGTGTGAAGACAAGGATAACAACTGAACGGTAGGGTCTTTCCCTCAGTCCCGACAGCTATGTATATGTCCTTAAGGCCAGTGACACTCAAAcagagagaaagacaaAGCCCGCTTTGATTCAAAGGAAGATATCAAACTCCCCTTCTGACCGTCATCTGTATCTTGGCAGAAGACGCGCTGTTCGCTCTTTCGACTTGTACATGATTTCAAAGTTGACCGCGTACAACAAAACAGGATCAAGTTATCTATACGCTATCAGCGCGGCTCAACACCCGTTATCAAATCAGTTCCATCTCGTCCGCTTTCACACAGCATACACAACCGTATAAGCAGAATACCAGGGGTCTGCAAAGTGTACACGGCTTGCGATCTCGAACAATCCAGTCAGCTAGCAGCTACGCTGGCACACATGCAGCCGTGCAGCTGTCTCAAGAAGTACGCAATCGCAAGGGAGGGGAGGCATGTATACATCGCACAGCAACAGTACACTACATttatatatatatatatcgGTCATCTTCCGATCAACAGAGACGAACCCAGATATAAACCCCGAATGGCAGAACATAACCCTCCAGGTTTCTGCTTGGACTGCAAGAAGCATCGCCACGCAATGATCCTCTCAAAGATGGTTGTTTCGCGATCAACACGATCACAAGCGTCAAGGGGGAATCAGCACCTTGACGAACAGTCTGATGGTCTGCTCGCTGAGCAGACACATGAGATAAGCCTATCGATGACGATAGAAAGTAACTACAAAAAGTCGAGATTCGACCTCGCAAACCCAGATGCAAAAGAACCTATACCCAACCTAGAATGAAAAAAaatgaggagatgatcatgTGTGTGGTGTGCGGAATGAGAGGATATATTGATGCGCGTTTAGAAGGAGACACCTTTGACGTTTCCGTGAGCGGCAtttcttcttgatcgacCACCGTGTCGAGCAGTGACGAGTCGTTTGGTACGATCGGCCCGGGGAGAGTTGACGTTGGTGGGTGTGGAGACGTCACGCTTCACGTTGGTAGATCCGCCAGCGCCTGCCTTGAGTTGGTCGTAAATGATGTTCGACTTCTGGACAGATGGCATGTTGGACCACGCAGACTGGATGGACTCGAAACTGTCGCTGTCGACGCTAACACGCATAGAGTCACCGTGGTTCCAGAGACCCCATCGACCCATGTTGACGGTAGAGTGAGCCCAAGTGAGCCATGACAAACCCTGTGAGTTGGCTTGGTCGATGATGTAGGACAAAGTGTCGCCGTCGGCCATGAATTCTCCTAGTAACGTAGGAATGTTGTAACCGCTCCACATGTCGATGTAGGCTTGGACACCGCTAGCCCATTGCTGCTTGTTGCTGCCCAAGTCTGATCCCATCATGTTGTACTCGTGAATTGAGTAGACGACGTTGGTCCATCCGTAGTTGGCCGGGTTGGTGCTGATACTTTCGTGAATGATGATTCTGTTCGCATCGACCGACCTGACCGCATTGTAGAGATCCTGTTGCAGCTTGTCGCCCCAACTGCCAGTGGGCTCATTGATGATGTCGAAACCGAAAATGATTGACTCGCCGAGGTAGTGGGCGgcgaccttcttccagatctcCCCTGCAGCAGCACGTTGACTAGCACCGTCGTCGGTGTTCTCGGAGATGGCAGAGTACGAAGCCTCCTGGCCGGCCCAGATGTggaagtcgatgatgacgtAGATACCTCGAGCTTTGGCTTGAGCAACGGCCCAGTCCATGTGCTTGAAAGCGTCATCCCTCCATGAGCCATCGGCGTTCTGGACACTTCGGAACGAGAAGGGGAGTCGAATAACGTTGAAACCAATCTCCTGAAGGTAGTCGAAGTCGGTCTCGGTGAGCCAGTTGCTGATCCAAGTCTCCCAGAGAGTCATAGCCTTGTCGTTACCGAATCGATTGGTGAGAGTGGTCATGGGGAATCGGTCGGGGGACTGGTTGTCAGTGATACCACACATCCAATCTTCCCAGACGAGCCAACCACCGATGTTGGTACCCCGAAGCACGACGGTGTTACCGCTGGAGTCGACGACCTTGTTACCAGATGTTTGAAGGTAGCcggaggaggtggcggCGCCAGTAGACACTGGGGTAGCAACGGCAGTCGAGGCAGAGTTGGTCGCTGTCGCCGTGGCGGTGCCGAATGCCGTGGTCACAGATGCAGTGGCGTTGATCAAAGACTCAGACAATGTGGCATTCGCCCAAGCATCGGTGCTAGTGGATTGTGACTGAGCGGCGGATGTGGTAGAAGTGTGGTGCTTGTGACGC
The nucleotide sequence above comes from Kwoniella newhampshirensis strain CBS 13917 chromosome 8, whole genome shotgun sequence. Encoded proteins:
- a CDS encoding dihydroorotase, homodimeric type translates to MSDEIILPAPADFHVHVRQGKMCELVTAQVAKGGVRTAYVMPNLVPPLTSTQAVLAYKAELERIDPSVEWLMTLYLHPDVTPDEIRRAAKAGIRGVKSYPRGVTTNSNSGIEDYGVYYPVFKAMEEEGMVLNLHGEVPSDAEKNISILNAEVHFLAHLEKLAKDFPKLSIVLEHATTSSAISTVTSLPSNVACSITAHHLHLTIDEVAPQPHHYCKPLAKEPKDRKALQEAVSSGNPKFFLGSDSAPHPLSSKSPGIMAEDGHVSACAAGVYTSPILIPLVATLLESFGALDKLESFVSGNGRRFYGIPPKDGQQLRLRRTKGDDGLVKGTFKGDGVEVMPFWAGKKLGWEIVE